The following proteins come from a genomic window of Leishmania major strain Friedlin complete genome, chromosome 3:
- a CDS encoding putative arginine N-methyltransferase (previous protein_id=AAM69026.1) has translation MPANRDMRTGAPTQRGESRSANASKVVLTESLLATDAEKNPTSKSLYGDSAARISSNINMIHDHQRLRAYEVIFRNVRGKTLLHLGCGMGLYTMLAARGMAKMVIGVDSSAIVDAARVVAEQNGLKNILFIRGRLCDVLHQLPGGMKFDYVLCEWMGPLLLNERVLTDALYARAHLLTPSGALCPNRASLHVVAVSDYSFRLDTEDFWSNVYGFQMEPMKELVRQEVEMCAIPGSNIVSAPCLAHTVHMDTLEGLTVEETATYEAQANQAAASRDNEEENPVEHRWVPTAVAQRGYEAAFTLSITRNATVHYLTFYLDAAFTSKTNPGANFVLAVRPGGENNWTEVSVGLREPLPVNVGEKIQGTLRIYTPADKGGKITVVEVTAKTEGQVAAVETSGTYYYQSY, from the coding sequence ATGCCGGCTAATAGGGACATGCGCACGGGCGCGCCTACGCAGCGCGGCGAGTCGCGCTCAGCAAACGCGTCCAAGGTCGTGCTGACGGAGTCGCTGCTCGCCACGGATGCGGAGAAGAACCCGACGTCGAAGAGCCTGTACGGCGACTCCGCCGCGCGCATCTCTAGTAATATCAACATGATCCACGACcaccagcggctgcgcgcctACGAGGTCATCTTCCGCAACGTGCGCGGCAAGACACTGCTGCATCTTGGCTGCGGCATGGGGCTGTACACGATgctggcggcgcgcggcATGGCGAAGATGGTGATCGGCGTCGACAGCTCCGCCATCGTGGACGCGGCGCGCGTCGTGGCTGAGCAAAATGGTCTGAAGAACATTCTGTTTATCCGCGGCCGTCTGTGCGacgtgctgcaccagctgccGGGCGGCATGAAGTTCGACTACGTGCTCTGTGAGTGGAtggggccgctgctgctcaacGAGCGAGTCCTGACGGACGCCCTCTACGCCCGCGCCCACCTTCTCACGCCGTCGGGGGCGCTCTGCCCTAACCGCGCCTCCCTGCACGTGGTCGCCGTGTCGGACTACTCATTCCGCCTGGACACGGAGGACTTCTGGAGCAACGTGTACGGGTTCCAGATGGAGCCGATGAAGGAGCTCGTGCGGCAGGAGGTAGAAATGTGCGCTATCCCCGGCAGCAACATTGTGTCGGCGCCGTGCCTGGCGCACACCGTGCACATGGACACCTTGGAGGGCttgacggtggaggagacggcgacCTACGAGGCGCAGGCGAACCAGGCCGCGGCGAGCCGCGACAATGAAGAGGAGAACCCTGTCGAGCACCGCTGGGTGCCgactgcggtggcgcagcgagGCTACGAGGCCGCCTTCACGCTGAGCATTACTCGCAACGCGACGGTTCACTACCTCACCTTCTACCTGGACGCCGCCTTCACGAGCAAGACGAACCCCGGCGCCAACTTTGTGCTGGCAGTGCGCCCCGGCGGCGAGAACAACTGGACGGAGGTCAGCGTCGGCCTGCGTGAGCCCCTGCCGGTGAATGTGGGAGAGAAGATCCAGGGCACGTTGCGCATCTACACGCCGGCGGACAAGGGTGGCAAGATCACGGTAGTAGAGGTGACAGCGAAGACGGAAGGACAGGTGGCGGCAGTCGAGACTTCGGGCACCTACTACTACCAGTCCTACTAA
- a CDS encoding putative DNA repair helicase (previous protein_id=AAM69025.1), translating to MLLNSILSYLFDPVEDAKDVDGTASGSGSSVVAEPPAAMATASTHDSEKAALDYSPPSPTLDEVLRQRQLEEEMVQVRRERRARVRAQRRQIRQARKLMRLQQQLTNSGGEHDFLLTQDPLAWYAEQLSMKKARLRGDDLVDLHSASSLSSSSSSSSSSSSAREDDDDAEAQLEAALSTLIPLRKPKVYFASRTHTQLQQLMEDLQRTAFARLPLRPRHRKIEPLESAAGRTAGEGMGGVNDTDDPATSSKSLGSPTHACPVAAASRPTPSRQQQQPRRLTAVHVAGRPHLCLNAALRRKAGGNNDRLNYYCREAMHFERSKQGRQYRRQQQEHPQYQPPHLTDRPAVRNIEDATGVQQELEDDKGCVYCVESHLRSLMTYLRDEQRRADAATDPVDAASGGASASGNGGPPSSVYTMDRLRRLGAELQACPYLATRLLLRGADVAFIPYGYVLDEGQRAVLLGGAATNPATAAEAAAVFATPSRSTPAAEGGGALQNDVAPHSPPSLGTVLYHRRQRVTATATFRRRRQQQQQRGGNVYGGDDDDEGEEEAIWSTMARSAPPSLCGDIFVFDEAHNIADHCRSTSTVTVAPWHLLLARRLFETYLARYASRLLTRNKQRLRELVHFLSKLSGFCERADSAAVLGEGGGGEGDIAPSLSAPSPPLMRLPQPSTTTPTTAARTLVLPFHTFLFDAGIDSVDVYAFLTFLVDSQLLMKLQGFVSYALDAELQQERESVSTAMRTTMTVSGTDSSAGSTAGVKRQRGSGVGVGVSDAHNEAQRQRRLLASLDLPDNHKKTAEGEAAPPHLSLAEHLSQQLQPAGVAMTAAAHAGAVAPADPVQLRALTAEALQCVERLLCALYVSNTTSTRVLWTPSSLSPTSPARPAGCAVRQGALKVIQLEPGMYTFAPLVLEARAVVLAGGTMQPLAFTCGPLLPAQAMVGGDAGGDCGTASTIGRSAVEVAVEGIGGSDYVHCIDASLQGGVAPAPGPSAFHLISEGHVVPSSSVQVWALGIGPSGLRMELSQQALGLRSNAASTSNDTGSSRIGVSSIISPHAHRVLAEVGCTLLNLARVLPPAGAICFFTSYDVMDAVVAVLESTGYYAQISDVKRIFKETRNGGGGGGGGGGGGRITAGGTDGGGGEAIAELLREYQEWISGEPASHGAAERAPGPSSTTASSPVSTAAASQQRQKPSRRGAFLFAVMGGRLSEGINFADDLGRAVVVLGMPYANPTDVEMRMNLKHIVATRLRANADADRRGMRGTAGSASTPSPASSSPFTCAEEWGLYMDSMMRTVNQCIGRCIRHAGDYATIILLDARYTERPDARRRVSAWLQPSMRVAQTFGQCFSGVREFFAERQPKG from the coding sequence ATGCTGCTGAACAGCATCCTCTCGTATCTCTTCGATCCTGTTGAAGACGCCAAGGATGTTGACGGCACAGCgagcgggagcggcagcagcgtagTTGCTGAGCCACCTGCTGCGATGGCGACTGCTTCTACTCATGACTCGGAAAAGGCCGCTCTGGACTATTCCCCGCCCTCACCGACTCTGGACGAAGTGCTCCGTCAACGACAACTAGAGGAAGAGATGGTGCAGGTGCGTCGAGagcggcgcgcacgcgttcgcgcgcagcggcggcagatTCGGCAGGCCCGCAAGCTCATGCGCCTTCAGCAGCAACTAACCAacagcggtggcgagcaCGACTTTCTGCTCACCCAAGACCCCCTCGCGTGGTATGCAGAGCAGCTTTCGATGAAGAAGGCGAGGCTCCGTGGTGACGACCTCGTAGACCTGCACAGCGCAAGCTCActctcttcgtcttcgtcatcatcatcctcgtcctcttccgCGCGTgaggacgatgacgacgcggAGGCCCAGCTTGAGGCGGCGCTCTCAACACTCATTCCTCTGCGCAAGCCGAAGGTCTACTTTGCcagccgcacccacacgcagctgcagcagctgatggaggatctgcagcgcaccgccTTTGCCCGGCTACCGCTGCGACCGCGGCATCGCAAAATCGAGCCGCTGGAAAGTGCAGCTGGGCGAacggcgggggaggggatggggggggtTAACGACACCGATGACCCTGCTACCTCTTCAAAGTCCTTGGGCTCTCCTACCCATGCGTGTCCTGTAGCGGCAGCATCACGACCAACGCCTtcacgacagcagcagcagcctcgccGTCTCACAGCCGTACACGTGGCTGGCAGACCGCACCTCTGCTTGAACGCAGCCCTGCGTCGCAAGGCTGGTGGCAACAATGACCGCCTGAACTACTACTGCCGTGAGGCCATGCACTTCGAGCGCTCCAAGCAGGGACGGCAGTaccggcgccagcagcaagAGCACCCGCAATACCAGCCGCCTCACCTCACCGACCGCCCTGCCGTACGCAACATCGAAGATGCCACGGGGGTGCAGCAAGAGCTGGAGGACGACAAGGGATGCGTGTACTGTGTCGAGTCGCACCTCCGCTCCTTGATGACGTACCTACGTGACGAACAGCGTCGTGCGGATGCGGCCACAGACCCCGTCGACGctgccagcggcggtgccagtGCTTCCGGCAACGGTGGCCCGCCCTCTTCAGTCTACACCATGGACCGCCTTCGGCGACTGggggcggagctgcaggcaTGCCCGTACCTCGCcacgcgcctcctcctcaggGGGGCCGACGTGGCCTTTATCCCGTACGGCTACGTCCTCGACGAGGGCCAGCGAGCCGTGCTTCTCGGCGGTGCAGCAACGAAcccggcgacggcagcagaggcggcggctgttTTCGCGACGCCCAGTCGATCCACCCCGGCGGCTgagggtggcggcgcctTGCAAAACGATGTCGCACCGCACAGCCCCCCGTCCCTCGGCACCGTTCTCTATCATCGGCGCCAGCGTGTCACGGCCACGGCGACCTtcaggcggcgacggcagcagcagcagcagcgtggtGGCAATGTGTACGggggcgacgacgacgacgagggggaggaggaggcgataTGGAGTACGATGGCGCGCAGTGCACCGCCTTCTCTTTGCGGGGACATCTTCGTATTCGATGAGGCGCACAACATCGCCGATCACTGCCGCTCAACCAGCACCGTCACTGTGGCCCCATGGCATCTCCTGCTCGCTCGACGGCTCTTCGAGACGTACCTGGCGCGTTACGCGTCGCGACTGCTGACGCGCAACAAGCAGCGGCTTCGCGAGCTCGTGCATTTTCTGAGCAAGCTGTCGGGCTTCTGCGAGCGCGCAGActccgctgccgtcctcggggagggtgggggcggggaaggCGACATCGCACCATCACTctcagcgccgtcaccaccactcATGCGACTCCCCCAGCCATCGACGACGACTCCAACAaccgccgcacgcacgcttgTCCTACCCTTCCACACATTTCTCTTCGATGCCGGCATCGACAGCGTCGACGTGTACGCGTTCCTGACCTTCCTGGTCGACTCGCAGCTGTTGATGAAGCTGCAGGGGTTCGTCTCCTATGCACTGGatgcggagctgcagcaggaaAGAGAGTCGGTGTCGACAGCGATGAGAACGACGATGACCGTCAGCGGCACGGACAGCAGCGCAGGCTCGACGGCTGGCGTgaagcggcagcgtggcagcggcgtcggtgtAGGCGTCAGCGATGCGCATAAcgaggcacagcggcagcggcgcctcttGGCATCTCTTGACCTTCCCGACAATCACAAGAAGACAGCTGAGGGGGAAGCTGCACCTCCCCACCTCTCACTCGCGGAACACctctcgcagcagctgcagccggccGGTGtggcgatgacggcggcagcgcacgcaggcgcagtCGCCCCGGCTGACCCCGTGCAGCTACGCGCGTTGACggccgaggcgctgcagtgcgTCGAGCGACTTCTCTGTGCGCTGTACGTCTCCAACACCACCTCGACGAGGGTGCTGTGGACGCCGTCATCCTTGTCACCGACGTCACCGGCACGGCCCGCAGGTTGCGCCGTGCGACAGGGGGCACTGAAGGTTATACAGCTAGAGCCTGGTATGTACACCTTCGCCCCActggtgctggaggcgagGGCCGTGGTGCTGGCCGGCGGCACAATGCAGCCGCTGGCCTTCACATGTGGACCCCTGCTGCCCGCGCAGGCAATGGTTGgtggcgacgctggcggtgaTTGTGGTACCGCGAGCACGATTGGGCGATCTGCCGTAGAAGTGGCTGTTGAAGGaatcggcggcagcgactaCGTCCACTGCATCGACGCGTCGTTGCAGGGCGGTGTTGCACCTGCGCCTGGTCCGTCTGCCTTTCACCTCATCTCCGAGGGCCACGTCGTGCCATCGTCGTCAGTGCAAGTATGGGCCCTCGGTATCGGACCAAGCGGACTTCGAATGGAGCTCAGCCAGCAGGCGCTCGGTCTGCGAAGCAATGCCGCCAGCACGTCCAACGACACCGGCTCTTCACGCATCGGTGTCAGCAGCATCATCAGCCCACACGCCCACCGTGTGCTAGCGGAGGTGGGGTGCACGCTGCTAAACCTCGCCCGAGTGCTTCCGCCCGCTGGCGCCATCTGCTTCTTCACGTCGTACGACGTCATGGACGCCGTCGTGGCCGTGCTGGAGAGCACTGGCTACTACGCTCAGATCAGCGACGTAAAGCGAATCTTCAAGGAGAcgcgcaacggcggcggcggcggcggcggcggcggaggaggagggcggatCACCGCCGGCGGAACGgacggaggtggcggcgaggccATCGCAGAGCTTCTGCGCGAGTACCAGGAGTGGATCAGCGGTGAACCTGCCAgtcacggcgctgctgagcgtgCGCCGGGACCGTCGTCGACTACCGCGTCCTCGCCTGTCAGCACAGCTGCCGCGtcccagcagcggcagaagcCGTCCCGTCGCGGTGCCTTCCTGTTCGCCGTGATGGGAGGTCGCCTGTCGGAGGGGATCAACTTCGCCGATGACCTCGGCCGTGCGGTCGTCGTGCTTGGCATGCCGTACGCGAACCCCACCGACGTGGAGATGCGGATGAACCTAAAGCACATTGTCGCGACACGGCTAAGGGCGAACGCCGACGCGGATCGTCGCGGCATGCGTGGGACGGCAGGGTCAGCATCCACGCCCTCGCCCGCATCCTCGTCCCCGTTCACGTGCGCAGAGGAGTGGGGCTTGTACATGGACAGCATGATGCGCACCGTCAACCAGTGCATCGGCCGCTGCATCCGCCACGCCGGGGACTATGCGACGATCATCCTGCTCGACGCGCGGTACACGGAGCGGCCGGACGCTCGCCGACGCGTCTCTGCGTGGCTGCAGCCGTCCATGCGTGTAGCGCAGACGTTCGGCCAATGCTTCAGCGGTGTCCGCGAGTTCTTcgcggagcggcagccgaAGGGCTGA